The following are encoded in a window of Halodesulfovibrio sp. genomic DNA:
- a CDS encoding PTS system mannose/fructose/sorbose family transporter subunit IID — MLTARTLITCFLRTYLIGTGFNTRGLQNTGLVFVMEPGLRELYNTPEALREARSRYLELYNTHPFWTPLLVGVFLSLESHIARGNLPPKMLSSVKETTTYTLSAIGDSFFGGSLLAMWALSSVCMLVTGFKALALSWTLLLFAALQVFKFVTFVSGVRNGLQMITTLKNWDLINWGERIKIANSLILVLMLYLFWPGTHSTIEWSLIAGTLLSASFVVGRLHLSRVLLVYLLCFLMFFILPWISTVIPLSPI; from the coding sequence ATGCTTACTGCCCGCACTCTTATTACCTGCTTTCTCCGTACGTACCTTATAGGTACCGGATTCAACACTCGTGGTCTGCAAAATACAGGCTTGGTGTTTGTTATGGAACCGGGTTTGCGGGAACTGTATAACACTCCTGAAGCACTGCGCGAAGCCAGAAGCCGTTACTTAGAGCTTTACAACACCCACCCTTTCTGGACCCCTCTGCTGGTCGGTGTGTTCCTTTCACTGGAGTCTCACATTGCACGGGGCAATCTGCCTCCTAAAATGCTTAGCTCTGTTAAAGAAACAACAACGTATACCCTCTCTGCTATCGGCGATTCTTTTTTTGGCGGCAGCCTGCTCGCAATGTGGGCATTATCGAGTGTCTGTATGCTTGTTACAGGCTTCAAAGCTCTTGCCCTGTCATGGACGCTGCTACTTTTTGCAGCCTTGCAGGTCTTTAAATTCGTCACCTTTGTATCAGGAGTCCGGAATGGGCTGCAAATGATTACGACTCTCAAAAATTGGGACTTAATCAACTGGGGGGAACGCATCAAAATTGCAAACTCCCTCATCCTCGTTCTCATGCTCTACCTGTTCTGGCCGGGAACCCACAGCACTATTGAGTGGTCGCTTATTGCGGGCACACTACTAAGCGCAAGTTTTGTTGTGGGAAGACTGCATTTATCACGTGTATTACTTGTATATCTTTTATGCTTTCTAATGTTTTTTATACTACCGTGGATTAGCACAGTTATTCCACTTTCCCCAATCTAG
- the rsmI gene encoding 16S rRNA (cytidine(1402)-2'-O)-methyltransferase, translated as MPSNSPSLWVVATPLGNHGDLSPRAREVLQTVDILLAEDTRRTGLLLKSTGITAKKLVSFHDHNEEAKAPGIIAAMQEGQVFAVVSDAGMPLFSDPGYRLVKLARENGINVSVVPGPSAPLTALAASGIAPQPFTFVGFPPRKTSDQKKLFEEFSNLRSTLVFFERKNRLAATLKTAYEILGARELCVARELTKRHEEFILGRLEKHDEIPEDLLGEITVVIGPPESSGKTSEAELLKLIAEETELGGKPKEIARRVKEEASGWTVKAVYQFMQDT; from the coding sequence ATGCCTTCGAACTCTCCCAGCCTTTGGGTGGTGGCAACACCGCTTGGCAACCATGGTGATCTTTCTCCCAGAGCACGAGAAGTGCTCCAGACTGTCGATATTTTACTTGCGGAAGATACCCGCCGCACCGGTCTGCTTTTAAAATCTACAGGTATTACCGCCAAAAAACTGGTCAGCTTCCACGATCATAACGAAGAAGCGAAAGCACCCGGTATTATCGCAGCAATGCAGGAAGGACAGGTCTTTGCCGTTGTTTCTGATGCAGGTATGCCGCTTTTTTCAGATCCCGGCTACCGCCTTGTGAAACTCGCGCGTGAAAACGGCATCAACGTATCTGTTGTTCCGGGTCCTAGTGCACCACTTACAGCACTTGCAGCCAGCGGAATAGCTCCGCAACCGTTCACATTCGTAGGTTTTCCTCCACGTAAAACCAGCGATCAGAAAAAACTTTTTGAAGAATTTTCAAATCTCCGTTCTACCCTTGTCTTTTTTGAGCGCAAAAATCGCTTAGCCGCAACACTTAAAACGGCGTATGAGATTCTGGGAGCAAGGGAACTATGTGTCGCTCGTGAATTGACCAAGCGGCATGAGGAGTTTATCTTAGGCAGACTTGAAAAACATGATGAAATTCCAGAGGATTTGCTGGGCGAAATAACAGTTGTTATCGGCCCGCCTGAATCCAGTGGAAAAACAAGTGAAGCTGAACTGCTCAAGCTTATTGCTGAAGAAACAGAACTTGGTGGTAAACCGAAAGAAATTGCGCGCCGAGTTAAGGAAGAAGCTTCCGGCTGGACAGTAAAAGCTGTATACCAGTTCATGCAAGATACTTAA
- the ptsP gene encoding phosphoenolpyruvate--protein phosphotransferase — protein sequence MARKILRGIPVSAGISIGKAYFVNRQKERRIPRETIPHHLVAIETQRLRNAAEEVRQGFMDARARVPEELKEHGAIIDSHLMICQDPKLIESAANNIAERAITAEWALERSIDTIAKAFSAIDDPYIRERMQDVRVVGDKIMQALMGTPKPVDLPAGRRVLMAHDLTPADAIELELNKIMSFATAEGGKTSHTGILARSLQIPAIVGVEDLEDSIRDGDLVIIDALKGLIFIDPSEDELAHYGDRKYQFEDYQKAIVKQCHLPAETVDGYRLEVCANIELAEELVQVKDNGGEGVGLYRTEYAFFNKKKMPDEEDMYEEYATLAEQLAPQKVILRTLDVGADKLLDKHAMLEEANPALGLRGIRFCLRYQEVFRTQLRAMLRASVHGNIGIMFPMISGLKELRQARFVLNSVKSELDAEGIAYNPDIPVGIMIELPSAVMIADTLAREVDFFSIGTNDLIQYSLGIDRTNKHVSYLYQPLHPAIVRSIKFVIDAAHKEGIEASVCGEVASDPYCVPILMGMRVDGISIAPQAIPGIKRVIRQIDMEECIELLGDVLTHATVSRINTKVRKRIFKRFPEELSFFASLIEQDDITEP from the coding sequence GTGGCTCGTAAAATTCTTCGCGGCATTCCTGTTTCAGCAGGTATTTCTATCGGTAAGGCTTACTTTGTTAACCGCCAGAAAGAGCGCCGCATCCCGCGCGAAACCATTCCACACCATCTGGTGGCAATTGAAACCCAGCGCCTCCGCAATGCGGCAGAAGAAGTGCGACAGGGATTCATGGATGCTCGTGCGCGCGTTCCTGAAGAATTGAAAGAGCACGGAGCTATTATTGATTCCCACCTGATGATCTGTCAGGACCCTAAGCTTATTGAATCCGCAGCAAATAATATTGCGGAACGCGCAATCACTGCCGAGTGGGCGCTGGAACGCTCCATCGATACCATTGCAAAAGCTTTCAGCGCTATTGATGACCCGTACATCCGAGAGCGCATGCAGGACGTACGTGTTGTTGGTGATAAAATCATGCAAGCACTTATGGGAACGCCAAAGCCTGTCGATTTACCCGCAGGTCGTCGCGTTCTTATGGCGCATGACTTAACTCCGGCAGACGCCATCGAGCTTGAGCTCAACAAAATCATGTCGTTTGCTACGGCAGAAGGCGGCAAAACCTCCCACACTGGTATCCTTGCCCGTTCGTTGCAAATTCCAGCCATCGTCGGTGTTGAAGACCTTGAAGATTCCATTCGAGATGGTGATCTTGTCATTATTGATGCGCTTAAAGGGCTTATCTTCATCGACCCAAGCGAAGATGAGCTTGCCCATTACGGCGACAGAAAATATCAGTTCGAAGACTACCAGAAAGCCATCGTCAAACAATGCCATCTTCCTGCGGAAACAGTAGACGGATACCGTCTGGAGGTATGTGCCAACATTGAGCTTGCAGAAGAACTTGTTCAAGTAAAAGATAATGGTGGCGAAGGGGTAGGACTCTACCGTACCGAGTATGCATTTTTTAATAAGAAAAAAATGCCGGACGAAGAAGACATGTACGAAGAGTACGCAACCCTTGCGGAGCAGCTTGCACCGCAAAAAGTTATTTTGCGTACACTTGATGTCGGCGCAGACAAGTTGTTAGACAAGCATGCGATGCTCGAAGAAGCTAACCCTGCGCTAGGACTTCGTGGCATCCGATTCTGTTTGCGGTACCAAGAAGTCTTTCGCACACAGTTACGCGCAATGCTTCGTGCATCCGTTCATGGCAATATTGGCATCATGTTCCCGATGATCTCCGGCTTAAAAGAGTTGCGTCAGGCACGTTTTGTACTTAACTCTGTTAAGAGCGAGCTTGATGCGGAAGGCATTGCATACAATCCGGATATTCCAGTCGGGATTATGATTGAGTTGCCAAGCGCTGTAATGATTGCAGACACTCTTGCCCGCGAAGTAGATTTTTTCTCCATCGGAACAAACGATCTTATTCAATATTCACTGGGTATTGATAGAACCAATAAACATGTTTCGTATCTTTACCAACCGCTTCACCCAGCCATTGTGCGCTCGATAAAATTCGTTATTGATGCAGCGCACAAGGAAGGTATTGAAGCCTCAGTCTGCGGCGAGGTGGCATCCGACCCGTATTGCGTACCTATTTTAATGGGTATGAGAGTTGACGGAATTTCTATTGCGCCGCAAGCTATTCCGGGAATTAAACGCGTAATCCGCCAAATTGACATGGAAGAATGCATTGAACTGCTAGGGGATGTGCTCACGCACGCTACCGTCTCCAGAATCAATACAAAAGTTCGCAAGCGTATTTTTAAACGCTTCCCTGAAGAACTGTCCTTCTTTGCGTCACTCATTGAGCAGGATGATATAACGGAACCGTAA
- a CDS encoding (Fe-S)-binding protein, translating to MTQDNATTTTSPEKAQTPKQREAACILCGKCVSVCPVYLSTKQEELTPKAKQRTIAALKENAQQLKVTDCTKLAEMCLSCGKCAKTCPQGLNFPQQLANMRAAHPGWKQWMWKRWINQGAVLWPMLSTLSKAAPDSKGKNEATRLVQSIQAMQPATDIPAYISVATYDKEIGEGQHVLLFSGCTANRVQKSWKYKSESILKNLGYTLLPTKDLTCCGLTLDHAGAPEAAHKSRMQNLRAWRAAERPLIVTFCATCYLGLAEYVRDDSLGWAEGEQEAWSKALRPISTLWGNSLFTVDTPSNLVIRYHQPCHWHGNDLDYTWLKEILYDEISSPDSASCCGMGGIAQLGNRKLTRKVATRCWENLLQQPPKKDDSIPCYSKPMGNCLCDLYDDEDELESDLCTEVESTYLVITGCSGCTLQLRGTAPVCNGEKVKVGHWLDIIEP from the coding sequence ATGACTCAAGACAACGCCACAACCACTACCTCTCCTGAAAAAGCACAAACTCCCAAGCAACGCGAGGCTGCCTGCATTCTTTGCGGAAAGTGCGTATCAGTCTGCCCAGTATATCTTTCTACAAAGCAGGAAGAGCTTACCCCCAAAGCAAAGCAGCGTACTATTGCTGCCCTGAAAGAAAATGCGCAGCAGCTCAAAGTCACAGACTGTACTAAACTTGCTGAAATGTGCCTTTCCTGCGGAAAATGTGCTAAAACCTGCCCGCAAGGGCTCAACTTTCCGCAACAGCTTGCAAACATGCGAGCCGCACACCCCGGTTGGAAACAATGGATGTGGAAGCGCTGGATTAACCAAGGTGCTGTTCTCTGGCCAATGCTTTCTACATTGAGCAAAGCTGCACCAGATTCAAAAGGTAAAAACGAAGCAACCCGTTTAGTGCAATCTATTCAGGCAATGCAGCCTGCAACTGATATTCCTGCCTACATATCTGTTGCAACATATGACAAAGAAATAGGAGAAGGTCAGCATGTACTGCTTTTCTCCGGCTGCACAGCCAACCGTGTTCAAAAAAGTTGGAAGTACAAAAGCGAATCGATACTCAAAAATCTTGGCTATACCCTGCTTCCTACCAAAGATTTAACATGTTGCGGGCTAACACTGGATCATGCCGGAGCACCGGAAGCCGCGCACAAAAGTCGCATGCAAAACCTGCGGGCATGGCGTGCAGCAGAGCGTCCGCTCATCGTAACATTTTGTGCAACCTGTTATCTTGGACTTGCAGAATATGTTCGCGATGATTCGCTAGGTTGGGCGGAAGGCGAACAGGAAGCATGGTCAAAAGCATTGCGTCCCATTTCTACCTTATGGGGAAACTCTCTTTTTACAGTGGATACTCCGAGCAATCTTGTCATCCGTTATCATCAACCCTGCCACTGGCACGGCAATGACCTTGACTACACTTGGCTCAAAGAAATTCTCTACGATGAAATAAGCTCCCCCGACTCCGCCTCATGCTGCGGTATGGGCGGTATAGCTCAGCTTGGCAACCGAAAACTTACTCGCAAGGTAGCCACCCGCTGCTGGGAAAACTTATTACAGCAACCACCGAAAAAGGATGACAGCATCCCTTGCTACAGCAAGCCCATGGGGAACTGCTTATGCGACCTGTATGATGACGAAGACGAGCTTGAATCCGACCTCTGTACCGAAGTCGAATCCACGTATTTAGTCATCACTGGATGCAGCGGCTGCACCCTTCAGTTACGCGGCACCGCTCCAGTTTGTAATGGAGAAAAAGTAAAGGTTGGGCATTGGCTGGATATCATTGAGCCATAG
- a CDS encoding FAD-linked oxidase C-terminal domain-containing protein, with translation MTLLSLPQRRFLQNLFPCSDCLLTPEEMVVFEADASRLEGTPLAVVRPETEEQIVELMRWAHTERIPLYPRARATNVVGLCVPKKPGIVVSTLKMDSILEVDSDDFIARVEPGVITGDLQKRVEQEKLFYPPDPASLGISTIGGNVATCAGGMRALKYGVTREWVLGCKAVLPGGKTITCGGRNHKNVVGLDLLRLLTGSEGTLAFMTELTLKLIPKPESTASILAGFANLEEALHAIKIMFKAGMLPAALEFMGPEVLTALSDAGAVAWPSTVTASLLLRFDGSHQALQADVEKAEAIFKACNVLWSTTGMGKEEEEPLWDVRRSINPASFKVAPNKFSDDVTVPRGKLLQAVTGIRDIAEKHTLPILTFGHVGDGNIHVNIMHDASDAQELARAKSAKSEISKFVLSLQGTLSGEHGVGLIKAPYVHLQLSKTERLLMKQIKQIFDPHSIMNPGKAF, from the coding sequence ATGACGTTACTTTCTCTTCCCCAACGTAGATTTTTGCAAAACCTTTTTCCCTGTTCAGATTGTCTGCTGACACCGGAAGAAATGGTTGTATTTGAAGCCGATGCAAGCCGCCTTGAAGGGACACCGCTTGCTGTGGTTCGTCCAGAAACAGAAGAGCAGATTGTCGAGCTTATGCGCTGGGCACATACAGAGCGCATACCGCTCTACCCTCGTGCCCGTGCAACAAACGTTGTAGGGCTTTGTGTTCCTAAAAAACCGGGCATCGTTGTTTCAACCCTCAAAATGGATTCGATTCTTGAGGTTGATTCAGATGACTTTATTGCCCGCGTCGAACCGGGGGTCATCACCGGCGATTTGCAAAAACGGGTCGAGCAAGAAAAACTCTTCTACCCACCAGACCCTGCCAGTCTGGGGATATCCACCATCGGCGGAAATGTCGCAACGTGTGCTGGTGGGATGCGTGCACTGAAATACGGTGTGACGCGCGAATGGGTGCTTGGCTGCAAAGCGGTACTCCCCGGAGGTAAAACAATTACCTGCGGTGGACGCAACCACAAAAATGTTGTCGGACTTGACCTGCTTCGTCTTCTTACAGGCAGCGAAGGCACACTTGCCTTTATGACTGAGCTGACGCTGAAGTTAATCCCAAAGCCGGAATCAACAGCTTCTATCCTCGCAGGTTTTGCGAACCTTGAAGAAGCACTGCACGCAATCAAAATTATGTTTAAAGCGGGGATGCTTCCGGCTGCGCTCGAATTTATGGGGCCGGAAGTTCTTACAGCCCTGTCAGATGCGGGAGCTGTAGCGTGGCCTTCCACTGTAACAGCCTCTCTCTTATTGCGCTTTGACGGTTCACATCAGGCTTTGCAAGCTGATGTAGAAAAAGCCGAAGCCATTTTCAAAGCATGCAACGTGTTATGGTCTACCACAGGTATGGGTAAAGAAGAGGAGGAGCCATTATGGGATGTGCGCCGCTCTATCAACCCTGCGTCCTTTAAAGTTGCACCCAACAAATTTTCTGACGATGTTACCGTCCCTCGCGGCAAGCTGCTTCAAGCTGTAACAGGCATTCGTGATATTGCGGAAAAACACACGTTACCGATTCTTACTTTTGGACATGTCGGCGATGGCAATATTCATGTGAACATTATGCACGATGCATCTGACGCGCAGGAGCTGGCACGGGCAAAATCTGCCAAGTCAGAAATTTCAAAATTTGTTCTTTCACTGCAAGGAACACTATCCGGCGAACACGGTGTAGGGCTTATCAAGGCTCCATATGTGCACTTACAGCTTAGTAAGACAGAGCGTTTGCTCATGAAACAAATCAAACAAATTTTTGACCCCCACTCTATTATGAATCCGGGCAAAGCATTTTAG
- a CDS encoding HPr family phosphocarrier protein, translating to MEPTGENNSLEAVVCVENELGLHARPAGKVAQLAQTFKADIALCMADQRADAKSILDILALAAPQGTEICIKASGTDASEALEQISQLFYDKFEGDT from the coding sequence ATGGAACCTACAGGTGAAAATAACAGCCTAGAGGCAGTTGTTTGCGTAGAAAATGAGCTAGGGCTGCATGCACGCCCCGCTGGTAAAGTTGCTCAACTGGCGCAAACATTTAAAGCTGATATTGCTCTTTGCATGGCAGACCAAAGAGCAGACGCAAAATCCATTCTGGATATCTTAGCTCTTGCAGCACCGCAGGGCACAGAAATTTGTATTAAAGCTTCCGGCACAGATGCCAGTGAAGCCCTTGAACAGATCAGTCAACTTTTTTATGACAAGTTCGAAGGGGATACATAG
- the smpB gene encoding SsrA-binding protein SmpB: MSKKKKKKSGGSSIAVNKKARRYYEVLDTQEAGLSLLGTEVKSMRAGQVAFTDSYISYKDGEAWIVGMHIAPYENAGYSQHDPDRDRRLLLHRREIEMWMTKVEQRGLTVVPLKLYFKNSRIKLEIGLCRGKKLHDQRETIKQRDAARDLARQMMDR; this comes from the coding sequence ATGAGCAAAAAGAAAAAAAAGAAAAGTGGCGGCAGCTCTATTGCCGTTAATAAAAAAGCACGTCGTTATTACGAAGTGCTTGATACACAGGAAGCAGGTCTTTCGCTGCTGGGCACAGAAGTAAAATCTATGCGTGCCGGACAAGTAGCCTTCACCGACAGCTATATCAGCTACAAAGATGGTGAAGCATGGATTGTAGGGATGCACATTGCCCCTTATGAAAATGCTGGCTATTCACAACACGATCCAGACCGTGACCGCAGGCTTCTCCTCCACCGTCGAGAAATTGAAATGTGGATGACTAAAGTAGAGCAACGTGGACTCACAGTTGTACCGCTTAAACTCTACTTCAAAAACTCACGAATCAAACTGGAAATCGGTTTGTGCCGTGGTAAAAAATTACATGACCAACGTGAAACCATCAAGCAGCGCGATGCAGCCCGCGACCTTGCGCGACAGATGATGGATCGCTAA
- a CDS encoding YraN family protein, whose product MVASHLRTGIAGEDAAAAYLVDHGYSIVTRNWRAKHLELDIVCTKGEYVVFAEVKTRSCSSMESAINALSASKIKKLCNAAQHYISQNNLWDTPCRFDLLAVTKTGERYQVEHIQDAFELSQPLGGGNTAWQPW is encoded by the coding sequence ATGGTAGCATCACACCTTAGAACAGGCATAGCCGGAGAAGATGCAGCCGCCGCCTATTTAGTTGACCACGGGTACTCAATTGTGACCCGCAACTGGCGTGCTAAACACCTCGAACTGGATATTGTCTGTACAAAGGGTGAGTATGTTGTTTTTGCAGAAGTCAAAACACGCTCCTGCTCCAGCATGGAGTCGGCTATCAACGCCCTGTCTGCATCAAAAATAAAAAAGCTGTGCAACGCTGCACAGCACTATATCTCTCAAAACAATCTTTGGGATACCCCTTGCCGGTTCGACCTGCTTGCAGTCACCAAAACCGGTGAACGGTATCAGGTGGAGCACATTCAAGATGCCTTCGAACTCTCCCAGCCTTTGGGTGGTGGCAACACCGCTTGGCAACCATGGTGA